A part of Dreissena polymorpha isolate Duluth1 chromosome 13, UMN_Dpol_1.0, whole genome shotgun sequence genomic DNA contains:
- the LOC127856520 gene encoding radical S-adenosyl methionine domain-containing protein 2-like, with amino-acid sequence MMELFAATALLLCAALFAFLLAINRFRLYYKLKEPNNNLCATENTCCGGINSLKCELPAGKLPTRMPTVMPSDEYAENVVPLSVNYHFTRKCNYKCGFCFHTAKTSFVLPLDDAKRGLELLKNAGMKKINFSGGEPFIVKKGAFVGELVKFCKQTLGVESVSIVSNGSLVSERWFEQYGEFLDILAVSCDSFDADTNEKIGRQQGQKSHLISLRSVRRLCADYKVAFKLNTVVNTHNKDENMVEEIMQLSPCRWKVFQCLLIVGENTGPDALRRAESFVITNAEFDEFLRRHKDVECLVPESNEKMQNSYLILDEYMRFLDCTKGAKEPSRSLLDVGVDNALNFSGFDEKMFFKRGGKYVWSKADMQLDW; translated from the exons ATGATGGAGTTATTTGCAGCTACCGCTCTCCTACTCTGCGCGGCGCTTTTTGCGTTCTTGCTTGCGATTAATCGCTTTCGGCTATATTACAAACTGAAAGAACCTAATAATAATCTGTGTGCCACGGAAAACACGTGCTGCGGTGGAATAAATTCGCTAAAATGCGAACTGCCGGCGGGGAAACTGCCGACGAGAATGCCGACTGTCATGCCGTCGGATGAATACGCCGAAAACGTAGTACCACTCAGTGTGAATTATCATTTCACGCGGAAATGCAACTACAAGTGCGGATTTTGTTTTCACACTGCGAAAACATCGTTTGTGTTACCACTTGACGATGCGAAGAGAGGGCTAGAACTCTTGAAAAATGCGG GCATGAAGAAAATCAACTTCTCCGGTGGCGAACCGTTTATAGTGAAAAAGGGAGCGTTCGTCGGGGAGCTGGTCAAGTTCTGCAAACAGACGCTGGGCGTCGAGAGCGTCAGCATCGTCAGTAACGGAAGTCTCGTCTCGGAGCGGTGGTTCGAGCAATACG GTGAGTTTTTGGACATATTGGCTGTTTCGTGCGACAGCTTCGATGCCGATACAAATGAGAAGATTGGTCGACAGCAAGGACAGAAAAGTCATCTGATTAGCCTTCGATCCGTGCGGAGACTGTGCGCTGATTATAAG GTGGCCTTCAAACTGAACACAGTTGTGAACACGCATAACAAGGATGAGAACATGGTGGAGGAAATCATGCAGCTGAGCCCGTGCAGGTGGAAG GTATTTCAGTGCCTCCTGATAGTCGGTGAAAACACCGGTCCGGATGCACTGAGACGGGCAGAATCCTTTGTCATCACCAATGCTGAGTTTGACGAATTTCTCCGAAGGCACAAGGATGTCGAATGCCTGGTGCCGGAATCTAACGAAAAG atGCAGAATTCGTACCTGATCCTCGACGAATAT ATGCGGTTTTTGGACTGTACGAAGGGTGCAAAAGAACCGTCGAGATCTTTGCTCGACGTAGGCGTAGATAATGCGCTCAATTTCAGCGGCTTCGATGAGAAAATGTTCTTCAAGAGGGGAGGCAAATACGTCTGGAGTAAAGCCGATATGCAGCTTGATTGGTAG